AGTATGTTTATGATTACTTAATACCAAACCAAGTTAATGGTCCACCACCACACTGGCCTCACACCGCCGCCAGTCTCACAGAACAACATGCCAACACATGCCATCTTCCACATCACAAGTGATGAAGAACCAAGAAAAGGAAAGTTCTTGAGAGGAAGATCTAAGGCCAACTCCTACGCATGACCCAATATTGTCTGGCCACCTCCGTTTGGGGTGAAATTTGGCGCAACGGGCATACCCAAACAGACAAGTTGCTCGCTAGTGTCCATTGTTTGTCCGGCTTGACCCAAACCTGGAGCAAATTTGGGCCACAAATAGGTCAATCTGGACACAAACGGGCGCTCTCGCTGGTTGCCTTTCGTTCGGTACATCCGCTCCTGTCTGCTATATGGCCCACAAATCAATGGCCGAGAGCTCTGCCGCTATCCCTATGCGCGTCCCACCGTTCCCCGTCGTTTTCCCTGCTCGCTGCGCCCCCGCCGCCGTACTCACGTCATCATCCCGCCGCCTCCTTTACAAGAGCGCGGGCGAGTGCGGGGCTGGGTGGTGCTCTAGGCACGGTGAGTGCGTTGCTGGGCGCTACAGGCATGACGAGCGCGGAGCTAGGGGACACTCTGGGTGTGGGCGCCGTTGCGGCTGGAGAGCTTGCGGCGACGGAGAGGCGGGCCTACGATGAGGCGAGGTGGGACGACACTGCGGctggggagctcggggcggcggccgagtAGCAGCGCGAGCGGGCAGGCGAGCTGATGAGATCCATGGGCAAGCGTGGCTGTAGCCCACGGCGTGCTGCTCGGGGCGGGGCTGCGGCGCATGCTGGTCCAGCCCCCTTCCCGTCCGCCCACTCCTGTGCATTGGGTGGAGATGCGTCGCCCGACCATCTGCCCCCGTCCGCCCACTGAACACcgtctgtttggggtcgtgcgtagGAGTTGACCTAAAAGAGGATGTGCAAAAGGGTGCCAAGAAACTTGGTGCAGCCCAAGTCGTATCTTGAACTTGGTGTGAGATATTTTTTGTACCTACACTTTGTTGATGTCCAGAATCCTCACATGTAATATGTTCTCTTTACATTTTACGATGGTCTAGCGCGTAGGAGGACAAAACTACAGAAGATGTGGTGGCGTTTTGTATACGACACTGTTAAAAATCTGACATCAGAATTTTAGGTATGTCAAATCTAAGAATTTTCATGGCAATTTATATTATGAATGATATACAACGGCCGACCGGCTGAGGGTTGGGCTGGTCGTGCGCGTGGATGGAAATCAGATGCTCCCGCTCACATGCACGTGTTTTTTGTTGGACCCGCCCACCGCACTCGTGATGCTTGCCAGCCTCATCTTCTCAACCGCGTCAATTCTTAGCCACACATCGCAcgcgtctccttcctctatccatctATTCTCGCGCTGGCCGTTGCCGCTCCACGACGCCATGGATTCCTCTTCCCTTGGCGTTGTCGCTCACTCCCCCCGGCCCTCTCCAAGCATTTGCCTTGCTACCATCGTCACACACCTCATGGCTGCCCACGCGCCCTCCCCTGCGAGCTCGAGGCAATGGTGCTCGCACACAGCTACGGATGCAACACCATTTTTTGAAGACCGTCGCTCCTGTTCGGACTATGTTTTGATTTAGCCAGTTGTAGCTTTTTGATTTGTCGGTTCCAGCTTTTTTTCGCCGGTCACAACAATTTCATCTACGGGCGCCAACTTTCGATTCAccggttccaacatttttttaccgGTAGTAGCTTCCCACGTCGATGGTTCTAGCTTTTCATTTTGCCGATCGCAGCAATTCCCTTTCGACAGCAACTTTTTTTATTCGCCGGTTCTAGCATTTTTTTCCCTGCCGATAGTAGCTTTTGGGAATGATGGTTCCAACTTCTGTTTTTCTAATCCCAACATACGTGGTCACCGGTTCCAGCAAATGTGACTGCCGTTTTCAACAAGTCGTCTTGCTGGTTGCAACATTTGTATTCGCCGGTTCTAGCGAATGCGACTGGTGGTTCCAACATCTCGGTGTTGTATCACTTTTTGGGTTGGACAGGAACGAAGCCGTGTTGTAATCGACGGTGGCAAACGAGAGAGGGCGCTACACGCTGGTGCTACCAGGGCCACCATCGACGATGAACGCGGCCGCTGGGCCTCGCGAAGGAGCACCTGATGGAGTAGGGCATGCCGGGCGTGGTGACTCCACCTTTTTTCCCCTGCGTTTGTCCATGTGATAGGGGGGGGGGGCTGAATAGGGGTGTGAGGTTAGAGACGGAGAGAGGGTTGGGGTTGCTAGCGCTGAACGGATCCGACGGCTGGAAGATGCCAAATTGGACGCACAGGGTCCGACCGGGCCAAAGTTTGGCCTGTCGACAAACGCCTAGTACCCACCATTTATATTTGCAAGCATGGCAATTTCCTGATAAGAAAATGAAGAGAGTCGGATTTGTCATATGCTTGCCAACTAAATTTGCCATCCTGGACAAACATAATTGGCCATGAAAAACATTTGATTTGACATGCTTAAAAATCGGACGGTCGCTGGATATTCGGGTCCTCTGTATAATGTAACTAGAGCCAGCTCATTGGATGTAATTACTCAATCTTGATAGTAATTTTTTGCAGGATGTGCTTGAGCTCATCTGCTGGTACAGTGATTAGTTCACCTGCTACCTTGATATGCATATTTGTTTCCTCCGCAACGTGTTGACAGAAAAAGTACACGCAACAAAATAGTACTCCAAGAGACGCTAAGAGCAATGAAATCAGCTGTTCTCATATGTCATTGTGGCATGTGTGGTCGCAGGGGTAGGGGCAATCGATGGCCCTCACTTCAGCGCGGCCAAAGTACCAGTCGCTCACAGATTTCGCGATACTCTGTGCACGTAAGAACAAGACACAAATGAACCAATGATGATGAAGTATATCACCCACTTCAAAATCCATTTGGTAGCCAGTAGATACCTTATTGTGAATCGTAGGAGAGCCATATGCATTCCAAGTAGCCGGGACCTTGGACTGGCCGTGCGTGAAGCACGAGTTTATGAAGAACCCATTGCCCTTGGAGCGGGAGAAGGCGCCTTGCACAATTCCCACCATCTGTTCCCTGAAAGCTGCACCCATAGGTATAGATTGATACACGCGACACCCCAATCTCAGATCATTGCTTGATCATCATATATATGCAATAATACAAATATCATAATTTAGTGTGCTGCTAATTAAATTAATCTATAGATAGATGTATGTATACCTTGCAAGACTTTCATCTGGGATGCGTTGCAGGCTAGACGATTGGACTTGCAGGCTCGCCAGGCGCCGCCGTGGTCGGCTACGTCTGGGGCCAGGCTTTCATGGATCTGAATTACAATTACTCTTTATTGTCAACACAGACAAAAGAGAAACTATGCTGAGATGATATCAGGTCAAATATACCACAGCTTCCTACCTGCCATGTATCGTAGGCTGCATTCAGCAGGAAGATCGGGGTTTTTATGCTGCCGATTATGTTCTgcgggaagaagcactgcatgcatgtataCATGAGATATGGTAGGGGTCAGTTGAGTTCTGCTTGATGGGTTAATCACATACTAGAAGTcaacaactactccctctgtcctaaaatataagaacgtttttgcgtTCTTAAATtatgggacggaggtagtagcatggAACAGATGAAATGAGCTCTGCATATAGTGTATTCACGTTACGCACCGAGGTGGCGTCGAGATGGCCGGTGCAACTCCTCGGCAGGGTCTGCGCCGCCCCATGCGTGGCCACGACGCCTCCGAAGTAGGATTTCAAGGTATGGCCACCGGCGACGTCGAcgctgcgtgcatgcatgcattcaGAACAATGATATATAGATCGATGCACAGTGGATGGATGAGCTATGCTTGGATGCATGTGTGTGTAACGTACGCGTCGAGGAAGAGCCCTGCGTCGGCGAGGCACTTGACGGTGGTGCTCCGGCCGGCGAAGAAGGCGCCGAACTGGTCGCAGTGCAGTATCGCCGACAGGCCCCCGGCGGAGCCGCCCGCCAGCAGCACCTGGTCCGCCGAGTTCATCCCAATGGAGAGGAGGTGCTGGATGGCGGCGTTAAATATGCGCTGGCCCCGGAAGTAGACCCTCGAGCCCGCGTCGTAGCCTTCGCCGGCGAAGGACGCGCCGTCGCAGTAGCGGATCATCACCCGGTTCCAGCTGTAGAAATCTAACGTGTACACACACATTCAAGCGTTAGTAAATCCAACGTCGACGCATACCCGCATACGTACGTAtttatgagccatatgtatgtacGGACCAGGGTTCTCGGCGGGGCTGGAGCTCAGGATGCCATGGAACTCCAGCTGCCTCTCCATGAGATTCGAAGACCCGAGGCGGCTCCCCTTGCGGTACATGCACGCCGTCACGCTCTCGCACCATCCGCCTCCCTGCATTCGTGCAGTATGTTCCATGGATTTGGTAAAATGTATCACATGAACTGAAGAAATAGTTCTGTATAGATGTACCTCTAGGTTGACGATCCAGCTATTCTTTCCTGCGCCGGAGCCCGGGTCCATGTGGTAAGCCGGCGGCGTACCATCCATGCACACTGCACATCATTTTTCATAAATGGTGTCGTCACATACATGGGGTCTGCTTCAGTACACCCTTATCCCAATAAATTTCCACATGATCCTATATACCCAAATAATGCATCCTCACTGTCTCTAATGTCTTAACATGCACACATGCCATCTTATTAAAGACACACCACATGCATGAGAAAAAGTTTTTCATTATTAGTTGATCACATGCACACATCTCACCTAACCACGTATGCCATCTCATCAAAGGTCCACTCAACATGCATGGGGATTTTTTTTCCATTATATCATGCCTCTTATATTCAAAATATTTTTCGACTACACAATAATCAGATACAGAATATAATATGCATCGATCACTGCAGCAACGAGCGGGGTATTCTCTGGTTAGATTAGGTTAGTTAGTACATGAATGTTGTACCTATACTTTAGGTTTATGGCTCATATGTATAATCTTGATTCGGGCTATCTATTTGTACAACAGTTAATGATCTGGTTAAATTTTAACTTGCCCATCATGCCTCTATCTTGAAGATGTATGTTTTAATCTTCACTATTGATTCGGCCNNNNNNNNNNNNNNNNNNNNNNNNNNNNNNNNNNNNNNNNNNNNNNNNNNNNNNNNNNNNNNNNNNNNNNNNNNNNNNNNNNNNNNNNNNNNNNNNNNNNNNNNNNNNNNNNNNNNNNNNNNNNNNNNNNNNNNNNNNNNNNNNNNNNNNNNNNNNNNNNNNNNNNNNNNNNNNNNNNNNNNNNNNNNNNNNNNNNNNNCTAGATGCATCCATAGGTACATTGCATGTTTTCTCCATTTTGCCTGAGGTATCGATTCAACAGATCGGCATCCCACGTTCAGAGAATAATTAAATAGCCTAACAAGAAATCGACTAAGTTAGATAATCACCGGATTAATCAAAATCGTGAAAGCCATTGAACACATGACACAAGTCGTGGTTACGAATATGTACCACTCAAGAGTCGTAAGAACCAGGGAACTCCACTAAaaaaaggaatcaaagaatattGCAAGAATGCTAGTAAGTAGGATCTGATATCATCAATCATCATAATAAAACTATTGAATTTGCATGATAATCACCAATTTTATATGAATATTAGTACAAACTGTTTGTAATATTGCAAGAGAGCTATGTGATATTATCAAGCAACATAATAATTGCCTAATTAGTGTTGAATTAGCAGGATGTAATAGGGAATATTATGGTAGTTAGTGTGCATTTAAGACCGGATTTGTAAGGATCCAACAAATTCGTGACCAAAGATATTGAATTTGCAGTACAGTTGGATACTATTCAATTCCGTTAGTTGTACCATCCATTTCATTGTTGATGTGATGGCATACCAAAGGTTCAATTGAACACTATTTCGTAAGATATGATTTTATATGGTAAGCCAATAAGACGTGGACTATTAGGGGCCGTTCTCAAGAAAAATCGGTGGGAAAAAGATTGACAACCCAGAAACAGGGAGGTGGGAGGGAGGATGGAAAAAAAGATGGACAACAATAACATTAAGTATTTTCCTTAAATAATATATATAAGAGAGATAGATACAAACATAGAGTGGAGAAACCAACTGAAACGCTTGAATTTCAATTTGGTGAATTTTTTGCAAATCAAAAGGGTTGAAAGTAGATTTTCCGTCTAACGTATGAAAATCGAGAAGGTTGGGTCTGCGGTGCTGGTTTTCGCCTGATTTCCCTTCTGGTTAGCTCTTGTCACACTTGCTTGAAAAAAGAGTCATATCTGAATACTTGCTGCTTTTTTGTCCTTGTGTTTGAGGCGAGCATCACTAGACGTACATGTGAATTTTGAAACAACCAGACATACGTGTTATGGCACTTACTAGTCCCTGGGCCAGCAAATACGGCTTCTAGGGGACAATCATAACTGAATTGTGGGGATTCACTTTGAATGGATATAGAAATTGCAATGAATNNNNNNNNNNNNNNNNNNNNNNNNNNNNNNNNNNNNNNNNNNNNNNNNNNNNNNNNNNNNNNNNNNNNNNNNNNNNNNNNNNNNNNNNNNNNNNNNNNNNNNNNNNNNNNNNNNNNNNNNNNNNNNNNNNNNNNNNNNNNNNNNNNNNNNNNNNNNNNNNNNNNNNNNNNNNNNNNNNNNNNNNNNNNNNNNNNNNNNNNNNNNNNNNNNNNNNNNNNNNNNNNNNNNNNNNNNNNNNNNNNNNNNNNNNNNNNNNNNNNNNNNNNNNNNNNNNNNNNNNNNNNNNNNNNNNNNNNNNNNNNNNNNNNNNNNNNNNNNNNNNNNNNNNNNNNNNNNNNNNNNNNNNNNNNNNNNNNNNNNNNNNNNNNNNNNNNNNNNNNNNNNAAAGGTTGATTAAAAATTGGCATAAACACATGTACATGTACATACCGGCTCCCTTGTCGACGGCGGATGTGATGAGGGTGATAGGCACCGCCGGTACGCCCGGCGCCGCCGCGAGGACCAAAACCACAAGAGAAAGCGCCCAAAGCTTGGTCATCCCAATCTTCTCCCCCATCttccaagttcaacaatggagatgGATACTCACGGCTCTCTCCCTGGCTCCAAGAAATATATATGCCAGCCGAATCGATGATTGAGCTGTTACAGGAATATATATATTGATTGATGGTCCTCAAATCAAATAGTACCAAATAAAGGAACTAAATTGGTACTAGTAAATAAGAATAAATAAAAGGTAGGTATTAAATGCGGGGACCGgattcttgcatgtatccaatccaTACGTGCCTATATGCTGGTCCAGCTGAAGGAAAATGGCATGGTACACCGCCTGCAGGGGGCCTAGCTACAACTTTGCTTACATTTCCTTCCACACGTGCCAATTCGCCagcacaaaatttcaagaagtagaGTTTCGAGATATATGGCTCGTACGAGAAAGTCAATCCCCATTCCATATGTGCCAATTTGTCAGCACGTAATTTCAAGAAGTGAAGCTTCGAGA
Above is a window of Triticum dicoccoides isolate Atlit2015 ecotype Zavitan chromosome 5B, WEW_v2.0, whole genome shotgun sequence DNA encoding:
- the LOC119312573 gene encoding pectin acetylesterase 3-like encodes the protein MGEKIGMTKLWALSLVVLVLAAAPGVPAVPITLITSAVDKGAVCMDGTPPAYHMDPGSGAGKNSWIVNLEGGGWCESVTACMYRKGSRLGSSNLMERQLEFHGILSSSPAENPDFYSWNRVMIRYCDGASFAGEGYDAGSRVYFRGQRIFNAAIQHLLSIGMNSADQVLLAGGSAGGLSAILHCDQFGAFFAGRSTTVKCLADAGLFLDAVDVAGGHTLKSYFGGVVATHGAAQTLPRSCTGHLDATSCFFPQNIIGSIKTPIFLLNAAYDTWQIHESLAPDVADHGGAWRACKSNRLACNASQMKVLQAFREQMVGIVQGAFSRSKGNGFFINSCFTHGQSKVPATWNAYGSPTIHNKSIAKSVSDWYFGRAEVRAIDCPYPCDHTCHNDI